In Reichenbachiella agarivorans, one genomic interval encodes:
- a CDS encoding GNAT family N-acetyltransferase yields MDGLSFVIADTEETLEAVERLAYEIWNEHFPSIIGQAQVDYMLEKFSSLAAMQNFQKEGYMFYIMKSESHHLGYFSYKLEKKMLILSKLYVHADHRGKGIARETMKFMGAIAKKEGKLTVRLTVNRDNLGSIQAYEKMGFEKISEVVMDIGGGFVMDDFVMSVAIDKLISFTK; encoded by the coding sequence ATGGATGGTTTGAGTTTTGTCATTGCAGATACGGAGGAGACATTGGAGGCAGTTGAGCGCTTGGCATATGAAATATGGAACGAACATTTTCCTTCCATTATTGGTCAAGCACAAGTGGACTATATGTTGGAGAAATTTTCAAGCTTGGCAGCTATGCAAAATTTCCAAAAGGAAGGGTACATGTTTTATATCATGAAATCTGAGTCTCATCACTTGGGTTATTTTTCCTATAAGCTAGAAAAAAAGATGTTGATTTTGAGCAAACTGTATGTACATGCTGATCATAGAGGAAAGGGGATTGCTCGGGAAACAATGAAATTCATGGGGGCAATCGCAAAGAAAGAAGGAAAATTAACTGTTAGATTGACTGTGAACCGTGACAATTTAGGGTCAATCCAAGCTTATGAAAAAATGGGCTTTGAGAAAATCAGTGAAGTCGTGATGGATATCGGAGGAGGTTTTGTTATGGATGATTTTGTCATGTCTGTGGCTATAGATAAACTTATTTCTTTTACTAAATAA
- a CDS encoding ABC transporter ATP-binding protein codes for MLKVDIHLKFSAFSTDAQFNIEEGNVLGLFGKSGVGKSSLLQAIAGLNHRFDGQITLRDQIWDQPKKHLTPQSRSVGLVFQNYALFPHMTAAQNIQFAQQINAEKLEEIFDQLELRPFLTTNVKQLSGGQQQRVAIARALAYDPSVILLDEPFSALDQKLKKSVCDFLKEYFKKNQKIVVISSHDREDLKFFTSHILEISALQ; via the coding sequence ATGCTAAAAGTAGATATCCATCTGAAATTTTCGGCCTTTAGCACCGATGCCCAATTCAACATTGAAGAAGGAAATGTACTCGGACTATTTGGGAAATCTGGCGTAGGAAAAAGTTCTCTGCTGCAAGCCATAGCGGGTCTAAACCATAGATTTGATGGACAAATTACACTAAGAGATCAAATATGGGATCAACCCAAAAAACATCTCACTCCACAATCCAGATCCGTAGGTTTGGTCTTTCAAAATTATGCTCTCTTCCCACACATGACCGCTGCGCAAAACATCCAGTTTGCGCAACAAATAAACGCAGAAAAACTAGAAGAGATTTTTGATCAACTCGAACTCCGTCCATTCTTGACTACCAATGTCAAGCAACTATCGGGAGGACAGCAACAGCGTGTAGCCATTGCCCGTGCCTTGGCCTATGATCCTAGTGTCATTCTCTTGGATGAGCCCTTTTCTGCCTTGGATCAGAAACTAAAAAAAAGCGTTTGTGATTTCCTGAAGGAATATTTTAAAAAAAATCAAAAAATTGTAGTGATCTCAAGTCATGATAGGGAGGACTTGAAATTCTTTACCTCCCACATCCTAGAAATTAGTGCTTTGCAATAA
- the modB gene encoding molybdate ABC transporter permease subunit, whose translation MEEFWNPLWLSARLAGYTTGILLLISTPIIYCLCMYHFAGKKVIKAMVALPLILPPSVLGFYFLLAFSPAGKFGVFWQQIFDSRLAFSFHGILIASVVFSFPFMINPILSALENLPISLTQASYSLGVTKWSTFTRVLIPNVKPSILSAIILTFAHTIGEFGVILMIGGNIPKETRVASIAIFHELEMMNYQTANQYALILLGFSFLVLLGLQLTQKNPTRPILC comes from the coding sequence ATGGAAGAGTTTTGGAATCCTTTATGGCTCAGTGCTAGACTTGCAGGATACACCACTGGTATTCTACTGCTCATAAGTACTCCTATCATTTATTGCCTGTGTATGTATCACTTTGCTGGCAAAAAAGTCATCAAAGCGATGGTCGCTTTGCCCTTGATACTACCTCCATCAGTACTAGGTTTTTATTTCTTACTGGCATTTTCTCCTGCGGGTAAGTTTGGAGTGTTTTGGCAGCAGATTTTTGATAGTCGTCTGGCGTTTAGTTTTCATGGGATTTTGATTGCATCAGTGGTGTTTAGCTTCCCGTTTATGATCAATCCTATCCTATCTGCGTTGGAGAATTTACCCATTTCTTTGACCCAAGCTTCCTACTCACTTGGCGTCACCAAATGGTCAACCTTTACCAGAGTATTGATCCCCAATGTAAAGCCCTCCATCCTATCTGCGATCATTCTTACTTTTGCCCATACGATAGGGGAATTCGGGGTGATTTTAATGATAGGCGGCAACATCCCCAAAGAAACGAGGGTAGCCTCCATTGCGATATTTCATGAATTGGAAATGATGAATTACCAAACGGCCAATCAATATGCTTTGATACTCCTTGGGTTTTCCTTCCTTGTGCTGCTAGGATTGCAACTGACTCAAAAGAATCCTACTCGACCCATTCTATGCTAA